In Marinobacter sp. LQ44, the following are encoded in one genomic region:
- a CDS encoding peptidoglycan DD-metalloendopeptidase family protein, with protein MLGLSGCNTNAIYGDDLYNPPVYWGSHVVKSGETLYGIAWRYGRDYRELGDANGLAPPWNIKAGQVLRLDRKGTIRQTAQASSPPRQSSPAPRPTTSTRAPAPTASKPASRAPAPTPQARTSSQLASDIRWNWPHSGTVIANFSESGKVNKGIDIAGNPGDAVKAAANGSVVYAGNGLLGYGNLIIVNHNEHYLSAYAHNRKILVQEGEEVKAGQVIAELGSSGTDKPMLHFEIRKNGNPVDPARYLPRR; from the coding sequence ATGCTTGGCTTATCCGGCTGCAACACCAACGCGATCTATGGCGACGACCTCTACAACCCCCCTGTGTATTGGGGGAGTCATGTTGTGAAATCCGGGGAAACCCTGTACGGCATTGCCTGGCGTTATGGCCGGGACTATCGGGAGCTGGGAGATGCCAATGGCCTGGCCCCACCCTGGAACATCAAAGCCGGGCAGGTACTGCGGCTGGACAGGAAGGGCACCATTCGCCAGACTGCCCAGGCGTCCTCTCCGCCCAGACAATCCTCGCCGGCTCCCAGGCCCACCACCAGCACCAGGGCACCCGCGCCCACGGCCTCCAAACCGGCTTCCAGAGCACCGGCTCCAACACCTCAGGCACGCACGAGTAGTCAGTTGGCGTCAGACATTCGATGGAACTGGCCGCACTCTGGCACCGTTATTGCAAACTTTTCAGAGTCAGGAAAAGTCAATAAAGGTATTGATATTGCCGGGAATCCCGGTGATGCTGTGAAGGCGGCGGCGAATGGAAGTGTGGTGTATGCCGGTAACGGGTTGCTGGGTTACGGAAACCTGATTATCGTAAATCACAATGAGCACTACCTGAGCGCATACGCCCATAACCGGAAGATTTTGGTGCAGGAAGGAGAGGAGGTAAAAGCCGGACAGGTAATCGCGGAACTGGGCAGTTCTGGTACCGACAAACCCATGTTGCATTTCGAGATTCGCAAGAACGGCAACCCGGTTGACCCGGCCAGATACCTGCCAAGGCGTTGA
- a CDS encoding DUF368 domain-containing protein, which produces MKPIPDSETNREHHPAAVFLRGMAMGAADIVPGVSGGTIAFITGIYFRLLEAISATPVAFVRKLLKGDVAGFWRSVDGTFLVCLLAGVLTSIVSLASLITWLLDTHPVLIWSFFFGLIVASVWHVGQQVRRVVPVLLVPLACGIVFAWWVTTLPASELAPTGIAFLGAGALAICAMILPGVSGSFLLLIIGMYAPVLAAIKSVELAHLGLFAAGCLIGLLSVARIITLAFRHFHDTVLALLTGFMVGALSKVWPWQQTLSWRTNSAGEQVAVSQSPVGPETWASLYGQDPQIMLAIAMAIAGLVVVLALEWFGRISARRHQNVVP; this is translated from the coding sequence ATGAAGCCGATACCCGATAGCGAAACGAACCGTGAACATCATCCGGCAGCGGTATTCCTGCGGGGCATGGCCATGGGTGCAGCCGATATCGTGCCAGGGGTATCTGGCGGCACCATCGCGTTCATAACCGGAATCTATTTTCGCTTGCTCGAAGCGATCAGCGCCACGCCGGTGGCCTTTGTCCGGAAACTGCTGAAAGGGGACGTAGCCGGCTTCTGGCGCTCGGTGGATGGTACCTTCCTGGTGTGCCTGCTGGCCGGTGTGTTGACCAGTATTGTGAGCCTGGCCTCGTTGATCACCTGGCTCCTGGATACCCACCCGGTGTTAATCTGGAGCTTCTTTTTCGGCTTGATTGTTGCCTCTGTCTGGCATGTAGGGCAGCAGGTTCGCCGGGTAGTACCGGTGTTGCTGGTCCCGCTGGCGTGCGGCATCGTGTTTGCCTGGTGGGTAACCACATTGCCCGCCAGTGAGCTGGCGCCAACGGGCATTGCCTTCCTGGGTGCGGGGGCACTGGCTATCTGTGCGATGATCCTGCCCGGCGTCTCTGGCAGTTTTTTGTTGTTGATTATCGGGATGTATGCGCCAGTTCTGGCTGCCATAAAATCTGTTGAGCTGGCCCACCTGGGGTTGTTTGCTGCCGGATGCCTGATCGGACTTCTGTCTGTTGCCCGGATAATCACCCTGGCGTTCCGGCATTTTCACGACACCGTATTAGCGCTATTGACGGGCTTTATGGTGGGGGCTCTGAGCAAGGTATGGCCATGGCAGCAAACCCTGAGTTGGCGCACTAACAGTGCTGGTGAACAAGTCGCTGTGAGCCAGTCTCCGGTAGGCCCGGAAACCTGGGCCAGCCTGTATGGCCAGGACCCGCAGATAATGCTGGCCATCGCCATGGCCATTGCGGGTTTGGTCGTTGTGCTTGCGTTGGAATGGTTTGGGCGGATATCGGCCCGACGGCACCAGAATGTCGTGCCCTGA
- a CDS encoding chalcone isomerase family protein — MKKTLITGFASLLLTGALAAPAYALNVGGVDVPDTYSAMGQELQLNGAGTRSKWFMNLYVGGLYVPEKVADAEAVIDADEPQAITLHITSGMITSERMTEATMEGFQASTGGDLSGIQAEVDQFMAVFQEEIKEGDVFDLVYVPEQGVQVLKNGEQRDTVGDLEFKKALFGIWLSDKPAQKDLKEKMLGKR, encoded by the coding sequence ATGAAGAAGACGCTCATCACAGGTTTCGCATCTCTGCTGCTGACAGGCGCTCTGGCCGCACCGGCTTACGCCCTGAACGTGGGCGGTGTCGATGTGCCGGATACATACTCTGCCATGGGGCAGGAGTTGCAGCTTAATGGTGCGGGCACGCGCTCCAAGTGGTTTATGAATCTGTACGTTGGTGGTCTTTATGTGCCGGAGAAAGTGGCCGACGCTGAAGCGGTTATTGACGCCGATGAACCCCAGGCCATTACCCTTCATATCACCTCTGGCATGATTACCAGCGAGCGGATGACAGAAGCCACCATGGAAGGATTCCAGGCCTCCACCGGCGGTGACCTGTCGGGTATTCAGGCTGAAGTGGACCAGTTCATGGCGGTGTTCCAGGAAGAGATCAAAGAAGGCGATGTCTTTGATCTGGTCTATGTGCCGGAGCAGGGCGTTCAGGTGCTTAAAAACGGTGAACAGCGCGACACCGTGGGCGACCTGGAGTTCAAGAAAGCCTTATTCGGTATCTGGCTGTCTGACAAGCCGGCCCAGAAAGACCTGAAAGAGAAGATGCTGGGCAAACGCTGA
- the ispF gene encoding 2-C-methyl-D-erythritol 2,4-cyclodiphosphate synthase, giving the protein MRIGQGFDVHAFGEGSSVILGGVEIPHSHGLKAHSDGDVLLHALADALLGAVALGDIGHFFPDTSDEWAGADSRDLLRRVMQRILEEGFAVVNVDTTIIAQAPKMAPHVEAMRLNIAEDLGVPVNRVSVKATTTEKLGFTGRGEGIACQAVCLLEPVAM; this is encoded by the coding sequence ATGCGCATTGGTCAGGGCTTTGATGTCCATGCCTTTGGTGAGGGCAGTTCTGTCATTCTGGGTGGCGTTGAGATTCCCCATAGTCATGGCCTGAAAGCCCATTCCGATGGCGATGTGCTGCTCCATGCATTGGCGGATGCCCTGCTTGGTGCCGTGGCGCTGGGTGATATCGGGCATTTTTTTCCGGATACCAGCGACGAATGGGCCGGGGCCGATAGCCGGGATCTACTGCGGCGGGTAATGCAGCGGATATTGGAAGAGGGCTTTGCGGTGGTGAATGTCGACACCACGATTATTGCCCAGGCGCCGAAGATGGCACCTCATGTGGAGGCGATGCGCCTGAATATTGCCGAGGATCTGGGGGTGCCGGTAAATCGGGTGAGTGTGAAAGCCACCACCACGGAGAAGCTTGGTTTTACCGGGCGCGGTGAGGGCATTGCCTGCCAGGCAGTGTGTTTGCTTGAACCGGTGGCCATGTGA
- a CDS encoding protein-L-isoaspartate(D-aspartate) O-methyltransferase yields MIAQLEGIGMTSRRTRLRLVQRLREAGIESDRVLEVIGQVPRHIFLDEALAHRAYEDTSLPIGYGQTLSQPYIVARMTELLLAHQPARVLELGTGSGYQTTVLSQLFDDIYSVERIRPLQERARERLRQLNIRNVMLKHADGGMGWPERGPFDGIIVTAAPVDVPQELLDQLADGGVLIAPVGEHQQVLVEIIRRGDRFERRELEPVHFVPLLGGVVR; encoded by the coding sequence GTGATCGCTCAACTTGAAGGTATTGGCATGACCTCCAGGCGCACGCGCCTGCGACTGGTGCAGCGGTTACGGGAAGCTGGCATTGAATCAGACCGGGTACTGGAAGTTATCGGCCAGGTACCCCGCCATATTTTCCTGGATGAAGCCCTTGCACACCGCGCCTACGAGGATACGTCACTACCCATCGGCTATGGCCAGACCCTTTCCCAGCCCTACATTGTTGCCCGCATGACGGAGCTGCTGCTGGCGCATCAGCCGGCCCGGGTGCTGGAGCTGGGCACCGGTTCCGGGTATCAGACCACGGTGTTGTCGCAGTTGTTCGATGACATCTACAGCGTTGAACGCATACGCCCGTTGCAGGAGCGGGCCCGGGAACGCTTACGGCAGCTCAATATTCGTAATGTCATGCTCAAGCATGCAGATGGTGGTATGGGTTGGCCCGAGCGGGGGCCGTTTGACGGCATTATTGTCACCGCTGCGCCGGTAGACGTGCCACAGGAATTGCTCGATCAACTGGCCGACGGTGGTGTACTGATCGCCCCGGTCGGCGAACACCAGCAGGTTCTGGTGGAGATTATCCGCCGTGGTGACCGATTCGAGCGGCGCGAATTGGAACCGGTTCATTTTGTCCCCTTGCTGGGTGGGGTTGTTCGTTGA
- a CDS encoding electron transport complex subunit E, which yields MATKTSADIIKEGLWSNNPALVQVLGLCPLLAVTSTVVNAIGLGIATLMVLIGSNLSVSIIRNFVNESVRLPAFVMIIASFVTCAELLMQAFTYELYQILGIFIPLIVTNCAILGRADAFASKNPPLPALLDGAMMGLGFLAVLVVLGGMRELVGQGTLFADMHLLFGPMASNWVVRPFEHYPDMLFMVLPPGAFVGLGLLIALKNGIDHQIKERRKAAEPVSASAGSKRVRVTGTIS from the coding sequence ATGGCCACAAAAACTTCCGCCGACATCATCAAAGAAGGCCTGTGGAGCAACAACCCCGCCCTGGTTCAAGTCCTTGGCCTGTGTCCACTGCTGGCCGTGACCAGTACGGTGGTTAATGCTATCGGCCTGGGTATTGCCACCCTGATGGTACTGATTGGCTCCAATCTGTCGGTCTCCATCATCCGTAACTTCGTCAACGAATCTGTGCGCCTGCCGGCGTTTGTGATGATCATAGCGTCGTTTGTGACCTGTGCCGAACTGCTGATGCAGGCCTTCACCTACGAGCTTTACCAGATTCTTGGCATTTTCATTCCACTGATCGTGACCAACTGCGCCATTCTCGGCCGTGCCGATGCCTTTGCATCCAAGAACCCGCCGCTACCGGCCCTGCTGGACGGCGCGATGATGGGTCTGGGCTTTCTGGCGGTGCTGGTGGTACTGGGCGGAATGCGGGAGCTCGTAGGCCAGGGCACCCTGTTTGCTGACATGCACTTACTGTTCGGACCAATGGCAAGTAATTGGGTGGTCCGCCCCTTTGAGCACTACCCGGATATGCTGTTCATGGTGCTGCCGCCAGGGGCTTTTGTTGGTCTCGGGCTATTGATAGCACTCAAGAACGGCATTGATCACCAGATCAAAGAGCGCCGGAAGGCAGCAGAGCCTGTAAGCGCCAGCGCTGGCAGCAAGCGGGTGCGGGTAACCGGCACCATTTCCTGA
- the surE gene encoding 5'/3'-nucleotidase SurE produces the protein MRILLSNDDGVHSPGLVALFEGLGGLGVLEVVAPDRDHSGASNALTLNRPLTVEEHPNGFHSVDGTPTDCVHLAVNGLFDQPFDRVVSGINTHANLGDDIIYSGTVAAATEGRHLGLPAIAVSLVNDGHFHYDTAARVVRLLLEDKRALALGPRSILNVNVPDLPWHELSGIQVTRLGHRERAEGAVPMTCPRGKQRYWIGAAGRGGDAGPGTDFHAVREGYVSITPVHVDMTRYEALPGLRDWVDGLEGARGATS, from the coding sequence GTGCGTATTTTGTTGTCCAATGATGATGGCGTGCATTCGCCGGGTCTTGTGGCCCTGTTTGAAGGCCTTGGGGGCCTTGGTGTGTTGGAGGTGGTGGCACCGGACCGTGATCACAGCGGCGCCAGTAATGCCTTGACGCTGAACCGCCCGCTGACGGTGGAAGAGCATCCCAACGGGTTTCACTCGGTTGATGGCACGCCCACCGATTGCGTGCATCTGGCGGTGAACGGCCTGTTCGATCAGCCCTTTGATCGAGTGGTCTCCGGTATCAACACCCACGCCAACCTGGGCGACGATATTATCTATTCCGGAACCGTGGCTGCGGCCACTGAAGGTCGGCACCTCGGGCTGCCGGCTATTGCCGTATCGCTCGTTAACGATGGCCATTTCCATTATGACACCGCCGCACGGGTGGTTCGGTTGCTGCTGGAGGACAAGCGGGCCCTGGCGTTGGGGCCGCGCTCTATCCTCAATGTCAATGTACCGGATCTACCCTGGCATGAACTCTCCGGCATTCAGGTAACTCGGCTGGGCCATCGGGAGAGGGCAGAAGGGGCGGTTCCGATGACCTGCCCCCGAGGCAAGCAGCGCTACTGGATTGGTGCCGCGGGCCGGGGCGGCGATGCCGGGCCTGGCACGGATTTCCATGCGGTACGTGAGGGTTATGTTTCCATTACCCCTGTCCACGTTGATATGACCCGTTACGAAGCACTGCCAGGGCTGCGGGACTGGGTAGATGGTTTGGAAGGTGCCAGGGGGGCGACATCGTGA
- the rsxG gene encoding electron transport complex subunit RsxG, with protein MNAITTSIRRSAIGLGLFAVITGGTIALTQGITKDRIQEQAERAEARALFEIIPEHQHDNDMLRDVITLPANARQPGSEPVNAWVARRDGQPIGMILPAVAPDGYSGEIRLLVGVDLDGRVLGVRVTNHRETPGLGDRIETRKSDWVYSFNGRSLGNPPPDQWNVKKNGGVFDQFTGATITPRAVVKAVQHSLVYFRQNRDIIREQLNEPPAPRNRTLTPEAIAGESTPAEHS; from the coding sequence ATGAATGCCATTACAACCTCTATTCGTCGAAGTGCCATCGGTCTCGGGCTGTTTGCCGTCATTACCGGCGGCACTATTGCTCTGACCCAGGGCATCACCAAAGACCGCATCCAGGAACAGGCCGAGCGGGCCGAGGCACGCGCCCTTTTTGAGATTATCCCCGAACACCAGCATGACAACGATATGCTGCGCGATGTCATCACCCTGCCTGCCAACGCTCGCCAACCAGGCAGTGAACCGGTCAACGCCTGGGTGGCCCGGCGCGATGGTCAGCCCATTGGTATGATCCTGCCGGCGGTTGCTCCGGATGGTTATTCCGGTGAAATCCGGTTACTGGTGGGCGTTGATCTGGACGGTCGCGTGCTGGGTGTGCGAGTCACCAACCATCGGGAAACCCCGGGGCTTGGAGACCGAATTGAAACCCGGAAATCCGACTGGGTGTACAGTTTTAATGGGCGGTCGCTGGGAAATCCGCCCCCAGACCAATGGAACGTGAAAAAGAACGGTGGTGTGTTCGACCAGTTTACCGGTGCCACCATCACCCCCAGGGCTGTGGTCAAGGCGGTACAGCATTCGCTGGTCTACTTCCGCCAAAACCGGGATATTATCCGGGAGCAACTGAACGAGCCGCCAGCCCCGAGAAACCGAACCCTGACCCCGGAAGCCATTGCCGGTGAATCCACTCCTGCGGAGCATTCCTGA
- the ispD gene encoding 2-C-methyl-D-erythritol 4-phosphate cytidylyltransferase — protein MTDLKLWLVVPAAGIGQRMKAECPKQYLKINNRFILDITLSRLLDNAPFKGCMVPLSPADHWWSDSESSQDDRIQTCTGGKERADSVLSALHALEGQADDSDWVLVHDAARPCLHADDLSNLLDTLSGHPVGGLLAAPVADTLKLADDGVPPEVAQTVDRSRLWRALTPQMFRFGALRAALEFCLENNQPVTDESSAMEFSGKMPVLVEGRPDNLKITVPSDLALAEFILGRL, from the coding sequence ATGACTGATTTGAAACTTTGGCTTGTTGTTCCTGCCGCTGGTATCGGCCAGCGCATGAAAGCTGAATGTCCCAAGCAGTACCTCAAGATCAATAACCGTTTTATCCTAGATATCACGCTCTCCCGTTTACTGGATAACGCGCCGTTCAAGGGCTGTATGGTGCCGTTGAGTCCGGCGGATCACTGGTGGTCGGATAGTGAGTCGTCTCAGGATGATCGAATCCAGACCTGTACCGGCGGCAAGGAGCGGGCGGATTCGGTGCTTTCGGCGTTGCATGCGTTGGAAGGGCAGGCGGATGATTCCGATTGGGTGCTGGTGCATGATGCGGCGCGGCCGTGTTTGCATGCCGATGATCTTTCCAATCTGCTCGATACGCTGTCTGGCCACCCGGTTGGCGGGCTTTTGGCGGCGCCGGTGGCGGATACTTTGAAGCTGGCGGACGACGGCGTTCCGCCAGAGGTGGCGCAAACGGTGGATCGTAGCCGGTTGTGGCGGGCGTTGACGCCGCAGATGTTTCGGTTTGGTGCGCTCAGGGCGGCCCTGGAGTTTTGTCTCGAAAATAACCAGCCGGTTACCGATGAGTCCTCTGCGATGGAGTTTTCCGGTAAGATGCCTGTTCTGGTGGAAGGGCGGCCGGATAACTTGAAGATTACGGTGCCGTCGGACCTTGCGCTGGCCGAGTTTATTCTGGGTCGGCTGTAG
- the rsxD gene encoding electron transport complex subunit RsxD has product MALIQQSSPHARNARPTSRVMLWVILAAIPGLIAQTLFFGWGNLINVAWCIALALASEAAILKLRNKPVSFFLKDNTAAVTGLLLGLSLPQFAPWWVSAIAVISAIVVAKQLYGGLGSNPFNPAMVGYALALISFPVAMTTNWAQAATLWGGAPGFGETLATIFSASQTTIDAWTMATPLDEYKHKIATHTATEVLQHPTFGDLVARGWEWVNLAFLAGGLLLVWLRIITWHIPVAFLAAIVVMSLAFGSNADLYAPLQIHLLAGGTMLGAFFIATDPVSAATSHQGKLIYGAGIGVLVYLIRTWGNYPDAIAFSVLLMNFAVPFIDHYTPPRTYGHHKARRGVPSKSGG; this is encoded by the coding sequence ATGGCATTAATTCAACAGTCATCACCCCATGCCCGAAATGCCCGGCCGACATCCCGGGTTATGCTCTGGGTTATTCTGGCGGCCATCCCCGGCCTGATCGCCCAGACCCTGTTTTTCGGTTGGGGCAACCTGATCAATGTGGCCTGGTGTATCGCCCTGGCCCTGGCGTCGGAAGCGGCGATCCTGAAATTGCGCAACAAGCCTGTTTCATTTTTCCTGAAAGACAATACCGCCGCGGTAACCGGACTGCTGCTAGGCTTGTCGCTGCCACAGTTCGCGCCCTGGTGGGTTTCCGCCATCGCGGTAATTTCCGCCATTGTCGTGGCCAAACAGCTCTACGGCGGGCTGGGCTCCAACCCATTCAATCCGGCCATGGTGGGCTATGCCCTGGCTCTGATCTCCTTCCCGGTAGCCATGACCACCAACTGGGCCCAGGCGGCAACCCTGTGGGGCGGCGCACCGGGTTTCGGTGAAACCCTGGCCACTATTTTCTCCGCCAGCCAGACCACCATTGATGCCTGGACCATGGCGACGCCGCTGGACGAATACAAACACAAGATCGCCACCCATACCGCCACCGAAGTGCTGCAGCATCCCACCTTTGGCGACCTGGTTGCCCGTGGCTGGGAATGGGTTAACCTGGCGTTCCTGGCCGGCGGCCTGTTGCTGGTCTGGCTCAGAATCATCACCTGGCATATACCCGTCGCTTTCCTGGCCGCCATCGTTGTGATGAGTCTGGCGTTCGGAAGCAACGCAGACTTGTATGCGCCATTGCAGATTCATCTGCTGGCCGGCGGCACCATGTTGGGCGCGTTCTTTATCGCCACCGACCCGGTTTCCGCCGCCACCAGCCATCAGGGCAAGCTGATCTACGGGGCCGGGATTGGCGTGCTGGTTTACCTGATTCGAACCTGGGGCAATTACCCTGATGCTATAGCCTTTAGCGTCTTGCTGATGAATTTCGCGGTGCCGTTTATCGACCACTACACCCCGCCCAGGACCTATGGTCATCACAAGGCCAGGCGCGGCGTGCCCAGCAAGAGTGGGGGTTAG
- the rpoS gene encoding RNA polymerase sigma factor RpoS, with the protein MSAEQEDIIIDRVADLDDADDHLLAEDKPEKPSADDAMAESEDDFPTQGKYFTSQKQLDATQLYLNEIGFSPLLTPEEEVYFARLARKGEESGRKRMIESNLRLVVKIARRYVNRGLTLLDLIEEGNLGLIRAVEKFDPERGFRFSTYATWWIRQTIERAIMNQTRTIRLPIHVVKELNLYLRAARELTQKLDHEPTAEEIARMVDKPVADVKRMLGLNERVASMDTPIGAGSDKSLLDTVADEGALDPADLLQDNNMCSCLEKWIDQLSDKQQEVLSRRFGLRGYPISTLEEVGQEIGLTRERVRQIQVEALRRLREILDKEGLSGSLLFK; encoded by the coding sequence ATGTCAGCAGAGCAAGAAGACATCATTATTGATCGTGTTGCAGATCTGGATGACGCAGACGATCATCTGTTAGCGGAAGACAAACCTGAAAAGCCATCAGCAGACGACGCGATGGCGGAATCGGAAGACGACTTTCCCACCCAGGGAAAGTATTTCACCAGTCAGAAACAGCTCGACGCCACCCAGCTGTACCTTAATGAAATCGGTTTCTCACCACTGCTCACTCCTGAGGAAGAAGTCTACTTCGCGCGGCTGGCCCGCAAAGGCGAAGAGTCTGGTCGCAAGCGCATGATTGAAAGCAACCTGAGACTGGTTGTGAAGATCGCCCGGCGCTACGTGAATCGCGGTCTCACCCTGCTGGACCTGATTGAAGAGGGTAACCTCGGGCTGATCCGGGCTGTTGAAAAATTTGATCCCGAACGGGGCTTCCGGTTTTCAACCTACGCCACCTGGTGGATTCGCCAGACCATCGAGCGGGCGATCATGAATCAGACCCGCACCATCCGTCTGCCCATCCACGTGGTCAAGGAGCTGAACCTGTATCTTCGGGCCGCTCGGGAGTTGACCCAAAAACTGGACCACGAGCCCACCGCCGAGGAAATCGCGCGTATGGTGGACAAGCCGGTGGCGGATGTGAAACGCATGCTTGGCCTTAACGAGCGCGTGGCTTCCATGGACACGCCCATTGGTGCCGGCAGCGACAAATCCCTGTTGGACACGGTCGCCGACGAGGGCGCCCTGGACCCGGCGGATCTGCTGCAGGACAACAACATGTGTTCCTGCCTGGAAAAGTGGATTGACCAGCTGAGCGACAAACAGCAGGAAGTGCTTTCCCGCCGTTTTGGGTTGCGCGGTTACCCCATCAGCACCCTCGAAGAGGTGGGCCAGGAAATCGGATTGACCCGAGAACGCGTGCGCCAGATTCAGGTTGAGGCGTTGCGGCGTCTCAGAGAAATCCTGGATAAAGAAGGCCTGTCCGGGAGCTTGCTGTTCAAATAA
- the nth gene encoding endonuclease III, whose product MNKQKRIEIFTRLRDENPNPTTELNYSTPFELLIAVILSAQATDVGVNKATDRLYPIANTPEAIYALGVDGLKDYIKTIGLFNSKAENVIKTCKILIEQHNSQVPDTREALEALPGVGRKTANVVLNTAFRQPAMAVDTHIFRVSNRTGIAPGKNVVEVEKRLMRLVPEEFLMDAHHWLILHGRYTCTARKPKCGACLIEDLCEFKQKRDYQ is encoded by the coding sequence ATGAACAAACAGAAGCGTATTGAGATTTTCACCCGGCTCCGGGATGAGAACCCCAATCCAACTACCGAACTGAACTACAGCACGCCGTTTGAACTGCTGATCGCCGTGATTCTGTCTGCTCAGGCAACCGATGTGGGAGTCAACAAGGCCACCGACAGGCTGTATCCCATCGCCAACACACCCGAGGCCATCTACGCCCTGGGTGTGGACGGCCTGAAGGACTACATCAAAACCATCGGCCTGTTTAACAGCAAGGCCGAGAACGTGATAAAAACCTGCAAGATTCTGATCGAGCAGCACAACAGTCAGGTACCGGATACCCGTGAGGCCCTGGAAGCCCTGCCCGGCGTTGGCCGTAAAACCGCCAATGTAGTGCTCAATACGGCGTTCCGACAGCCTGCGATGGCGGTGGATACCCATATTTTCCGGGTTTCCAACCGCACCGGTATTGCGCCAGGCAAAAACGTGGTCGAAGTTGAGAAACGACTAATGCGGCTGGTACCTGAAGAATTTCTGATGGATGCCCACCATTGGCTGATTCTGCATGGCCGATACACCTGTACCGCCCGCAAGCCCAAGTGTGGTGCCTGCCTGATTGAAGATCTGTGCGAATTCAAGCAGAAACGGGACTACCAGTAA
- the truD gene encoding tRNA pseudouridine(13) synthase TruD: MSQDNGAPRWRLEWPTSSGKRPGKAQLKSVPEDFRVTERLWPDSELPGSVYGGAGEHLCVRLEKSGDNTEFVARELAAMAGCKAFEVGFCGLKDRHAVTVQWFSLYCPGRESEDAALLQTIGARWPVLASGRHARKLRRGEHLGNEFDLVLRQVNGNRVDIEQTLTLLGERGAPNYFGPQRFGIGGGNLERAVNLDPSRLNRKKGGRRGGGGSGSKNVLYFSAARSWLFNEVLALRVESGNWVNGLPGEPSEDGQPTGPLWGDGGTLATGQQAELERAVVSEHPEFERLFLSTRMKPERRALVTRPEQMSWQWLDDDALRLQFFLPPGQYATTVLGDIFELQDMSLSRDNKQES; the protein is encoded by the coding sequence GTGAGTCAGGATAACGGTGCGCCCCGCTGGCGGCTTGAGTGGCCCACGTCTTCAGGCAAGCGCCCGGGTAAGGCGCAGTTAAAGTCGGTTCCAGAGGATTTCCGGGTTACGGAGAGACTCTGGCCCGATTCTGAATTGCCGGGTTCCGTGTATGGGGGAGCCGGCGAGCACTTGTGCGTGCGTCTTGAGAAGTCTGGCGACAATACCGAGTTTGTTGCTCGCGAGTTGGCGGCCATGGCGGGTTGCAAGGCATTTGAGGTGGGCTTTTGCGGCCTGAAGGATCGCCATGCGGTTACCGTGCAATGGTTCAGTCTCTACTGCCCGGGCCGGGAGTCCGAGGATGCCGCGCTGCTGCAAACCATAGGTGCCCGGTGGCCTGTGCTGGCGAGTGGCCGCCATGCCCGCAAGCTTCGCCGGGGCGAGCATCTGGGCAATGAATTTGACCTGGTGTTAAGGCAAGTCAACGGTAATAGAGTGGACATTGAGCAGACGCTGACGTTGCTTGGCGAGCGGGGAGCCCCGAATTACTTCGGGCCGCAGCGGTTTGGCATTGGCGGCGGCAATCTGGAGCGGGCGGTGAATCTTGACCCTTCCCGCTTGAACCGGAAGAAAGGCGGCCGCCGTGGCGGTGGCGGAAGCGGTTCGAAAAACGTATTGTACTTTTCGGCGGCACGCTCCTGGTTGTTCAATGAAGTACTCGCGTTACGGGTTGAATCAGGTAACTGGGTTAACGGTTTGCCCGGAGAACCCTCGGAAGACGGCCAGCCTACCGGGCCACTGTGGGGCGATGGTGGCACTCTGGCAACTGGACAACAGGCGGAGCTTGAAAGGGCGGTGGTGTCAGAACACCCGGAGTTTGAACGGCTGTTTCTCAGTACTCGCATGAAACCGGAGCGTCGGGCCCTGGTAACCCGGCCTGAGCAAATGAGCTGGCAGTGGCTGGATGACGATGCCCTGCGGTTACAGTTTTTCCTGCCACCGGGGCAGTATGCCACCACGGTGCTGGGAGATATTTTTGAGCTGCAGGACATGAGCCTCAGCCGTGATAATAAGCAAGAAAGCTAG